A region from the bacterium genome encodes:
- a CDS encoding SpoIID/LytB domain-containing protein: LVRVGILIDRPSVQIAADGPVTAEDVSVAMFTTPPPTVLPAAPGGSGWIAVANGAGGIGLSGVSFGPAVRLTAQRGFLRADGRPYRGSLELRRTASGRLTVVNLVDLEEYVDGVIKGEIDPRWPQAAVRAQAVAARTLAVQRMLAREGSQAGAGAGFDLQATTDAQVYLGAAAEDPAATAAVEATRGTIITYDGRPIFAAYHSNSGGHTEDSENVWGTPYPYLRGVPDPYALEAPGVAWSAVLPLAAIEGDLRRGGTDLAALDDVAPGRVTPWGRVVTLVLRGGDGRTQEINANRFRLLVGPSVLRSTMFSVTREGAAAGFTGRGSGHGVGLDQWGARAMAARGFTFEQILKYYYTGVTIEPRY; encoded by the coding sequence GCTCGTCCGCGTCGGCATCCTGATCGACCGTCCCTCCGTCCAGATCGCCGCCGACGGCCCGGTCACCGCCGAAGACGTGTCGGTCGCGATGTTCACCACGCCGCCGCCGACGGTGCTCCCGGCGGCGCCGGGCGGGAGCGGGTGGATCGCCGTCGCCAACGGCGCGGGCGGCATCGGCCTGTCGGGAGTGTCTTTCGGCCCCGCGGTCCGGCTGACGGCGCAGCGCGGTTTTCTTCGGGCCGACGGACGCCCGTACCGAGGATCGCTCGAACTCCGACGCACGGCGTCCGGCCGCCTCACCGTCGTGAATCTCGTGGACCTCGAGGAGTACGTCGACGGGGTCATCAAGGGCGAGATCGATCCGCGCTGGCCGCAGGCCGCCGTTCGCGCGCAGGCGGTGGCCGCGCGCACGCTCGCGGTCCAGCGGATGCTGGCGCGGGAGGGGAGTCAGGCGGGCGCCGGCGCGGGCTTCGACCTCCAGGCGACGACCGACGCGCAGGTCTATCTCGGCGCCGCCGCGGAGGATCCGGCCGCGACCGCGGCGGTCGAGGCGACGCGCGGAACGATCATCACCTACGACGGGCGGCCGATCTTCGCCGCCTATCATTCCAACTCGGGCGGCCACACCGAGGACAGCGAGAACGTCTGGGGCACGCCGTATCCATACCTTCGCGGCGTACCGGATCCGTACGCGCTCGAGGCGCCCGGCGTCGCGTGGAGCGCCGTGCTGCCGCTCGCCGCGATCGAAGGCGATCTCCGCCGCGGCGGCACCGATCTGGCCGCGCTCGACGACGTCGCCCCCGGCCGCGTGACCCCGTGGGGACGGGTGGTCACGCTCGTGCTGCGGGGCGGCGACGGGCGGACCCAGGAGATCAACGCGAACCGGTTCCGGCTGCTCGTCGGCCCGAGCGTCCTGCGCAGCACGATGTTCAGCGTGACGCGCGAGGGTGCCGCTGCCGGCTTCACGGGCCGCGGCTCGGGCCACGGGGTGGGCCTCGATCAGTGGGGCGCGCGCGCGATGGCCGCGCGCGGCTTCACGTTCGAGCAGATTCTCAAGTACTATTACACGGGTGTGACAATCGAGCCGAGATACTGA
- the queA gene encoding tRNA preQ1(34) S-adenosylmethionine ribosyltransferase-isomerase QueA — MAQAPARPRDSSRLLILHRDAGVLEHRIFRDLPEHLRPKDALVLNDTKVLPVRLRGRRASGGVVEVLLLKLAPASAGPPAADRWEALVRPGRRLRPGARLAFGGGAIEVTVGEPTERGTRLVTVRSAGDLREALERAGEMPVPPYIERPLDSPADYQTVYARHEGAVAAPTAGLHFTPALLDAIRARGVRIVFLTLHVGLGTFRGVDAEDVRRHRMGAEEYEVSAEAAETINRARAEGGRAVAVGTTVVRTLESVARDDGTVAPARGSTELFITPGFRFRVTDALVTNFHLPRTTLLMLVSAFTGRERILAAYTEAVRLGYRFYSFGDAMFIV, encoded by the coding sequence ATCGCGCAGGCGCCCGCGCGGCCGCGTGACAGTTCGCGCCTCCTGATCCTGCATCGCGACGCCGGCGTGCTGGAGCACCGCATCTTCCGGGACCTCCCGGAGCATCTGCGGCCCAAGGACGCGCTGGTCCTCAACGACACGAAGGTGCTGCCGGTGCGGCTCCGCGGCCGCCGCGCGTCCGGCGGCGTGGTCGAGGTGCTGCTGCTGAAACTCGCGCCGGCGTCGGCCGGTCCGCCGGCGGCCGATCGGTGGGAAGCCCTTGTGCGGCCGGGCCGGCGCCTCCGGCCCGGGGCGCGCCTGGCCTTCGGCGGGGGAGCGATCGAAGTCACGGTCGGCGAGCCGACGGAGCGCGGTACGCGCCTCGTCACCGTCCGATCCGCGGGCGATCTTCGTGAGGCCCTCGAACGCGCGGGCGAGATGCCGGTGCCGCCGTACATCGAGCGGCCGCTCGACAGCCCGGCCGATTATCAGACGGTGTACGCCCGGCACGAGGGCGCCGTCGCCGCGCCGACCGCGGGTCTGCACTTCACGCCGGCGCTCTTGGACGCGATTCGGGCGCGCGGCGTGCGTATCGTCTTTCTGACCCTTCACGTGGGCCTCGGCACGTTTCGCGGCGTTGACGCGGAGGACGTGCGCCGGCACCGGATGGGCGCCGAGGAGTACGAAGTGAGCGCGGAAGCGGCCGAGACGATCAACCGGGCGAGAGCGGAGGGCGGCCGGGCGGTCGCCGTCGGCACCACGGTCGTGCGGACGCTCGAGTCGGTCGCGCGAGACGACGGGACGGTCGCGCCGGCGCGGGGCAGCACGGAGCTCTTCATCACGCCGGGATTCCGATTTCGAGTCACCGACGCGCTCGTCACCAACTTCCACCTGCCCCGCACGACGCTTCTGATGCTGGTGAGCGCCTTCACCGGGCGCGAGCGCATCTTGGCCGCATATACCGAAGCGGTCCGGCTCGGCTACCGTTTCTACAGCTTCGGAGACGCGATGTTTATCGTGTGA